From the genome of bacterium, one region includes:
- a CDS encoding Ig domain-containing protein: MFLFVFATTSLADGISWEVVDQGGIIANSTNYELLDASGQGAIGQANSPNYTLSAGYILPLTTLTITTTSLPDGQVGASYSDTLTAAGGTPPYTWSIISGNLPDGLSLNSSTGLISGTPTTPDTFTFAIQVTDSSSPTPQRVSKDFFINIKDSSFTIC; this comes from the coding sequence ATGTTTTTATTTGTGTTCGCTACCACTTCTTTGGCGGATGGTATCTCCTGGGAAGTGGTAGATCAGGGAGGTATAATTGCGAATTCGACTAATTACGAATTGTTAGATGCCAGTGGACAGGGAGCTATTGGCCAGGCCAATAGTCCTAATTATACTCTATCGGCAGGATATATCCTGCCTCTAACTACCTTAACTATTACTACTACCAGTTTACCTGATGGTCAGGTCGGTGCATCTTACTCAGACACTTTAACCGCTGCTGGTGGGACACCTCCTTACACCTGGTCGATCATCTCAGGTAATCTTCCAGATGGCCTCTCTTTGAATAGCTCAACTGGTCTGATTTCTGGTACACCTACTACGCCGGACACTTTCACCTTCGCTATCCAGGTAACTGACTCAAGCTCTCCAACTCCTCAGAGGGTAAGTAAAGATTTTTTCATAAATATCAAAGATTCTTCTTTTACTATATGTTAA
- a CDS encoding cohesin domain-containing protein produces MSYVYLDGITVTVTVEVENVTNLHGVNFNLLFDDDKLDLVSVKEGSFLPSGGETTFFSDTSPGVVNVSTALLGAGLGVSGSDSIAIVTFIVPETALLPADLTLEEVILVDHELNPISADIQMGRIEKRGMPFDCNRDCYINYDDLVCLAMSWHCRVGEDCFNPAMDCPADDYVDYRDLFNFSMVWHTSCDDPWDTLISCEPVSPAPMRWPEAELASTSKIDATVSVTGEKTLEVKIMANQVADMHGVNIDLSFDSRKLEVTEVEKGDLISGMSFFKVDTRQAGLINLAGTFLGRDPGVDGSGVLARVVFKVNKTPEVYQTPGVSLSQVIVADHNNIQYNLTPGALESVITLKDLIPTRNSLHQNYPNPLNPETWIPFSLSTRANVVINIYSLSGQLIRTLELGEKEAGYYPAKGGIKSAAYWDGKDETGKEVTSGVYLYQLRAGSFVSTRKMIVVK; encoded by the coding sequence GTGAGTTATGTTTACTTAGATGGAATAACCGTGACAGTAACGGTAGAAGTGGAGAATGTAACCAACCTGCATGGGGTAAATTTCAATCTCCTCTTTGATGATGATAAACTTGACCTTGTCTCGGTTAAGGAGGGCAGCTTCCTGCCATCAGGTGGAGAAACGACCTTCTTCAGTGATACTAGTCCCGGGGTAGTGAATGTATCTACGGCGCTGTTAGGGGCCGGCTTAGGGGTAAGTGGAAGTGACTCAATAGCTATTGTCACTTTTATTGTACCGGAGACAGCCCTTCTTCCTGCTGATTTGACTTTGGAAGAGGTCATCCTGGTTGATCACGAACTTAACCCCATTTCGGCTGACATTCAGATGGGAAGGATCGAAAAAAGAGGGATGCCGTTTGACTGTAATAGGGACTGTTATATTAACTACGACGACTTAGTTTGCCTGGCGATGAGCTGGCATTGCCGGGTGGGAGAGGATTGCTTTAATCCTGCCATGGATTGTCCGGCAGATGATTATGTCGATTATCGAGATCTCTTCAACTTTTCTATGGTCTGGCACACTTCTTGTGATGATCCGTGGGACACCCTTATTTCTTGTGAACCGGTTTCTCCCGCACCAATGAGATGGCCTGAAGCAGAATTAGCCTCGACTTCCAAAATTGATGCCACCGTCTCAGTAACCGGGGAAAAGACATTAGAGGTAAAGATAATGGCCAATCAGGTTGCTGATATGCATGGTGTGAACATTGACCTGAGTTTCGACAGCCGGAAATTAGAGGTGACTGAAGTCGAGAAGGGAGATTTGATTAGCGGCATGTCTTTCTTCAAGGTAGATACCCGGCAGGCTGGTTTGATAAACCTGGCCGGGACGTTTCTGGGGCGTGATCCGGGTGTAGACGGCAGCGGGGTGCTGGCCAGAGTGGTCTTTAAGGTGAATAAGACACCAGAAGTCTACCAGACTCCTGGTGTCTCGCTCTCTCAGGTCATCGTGGCTGATCATAACAATATTCAGTACAATCTCACTCCTGGAGCACTGGAGTCTGTCATTACCCTGAAGGATTTGATCCCGACCCGTAATTCTCTGCATCAGAATTATCCCAATCCCCTAAATCCTGAAACCTGGATTCCCTTTAGCTTATCAACCAGGGCCAATGTGGTCATCAACATCTACAGTCTCTCCGGTCAATTGATCAGGACGCTGGAATTAGGAGAGAAGGAGGCCGGTTACTACCCGGCTAAAGGTGGGATTAAGTCAGCCGCTTACTGGGACGGTAAGGATGAAACTGGAAAAGAAGTAACCAGCGGGGTGTATCTCTATCAACTCCGCGCGGGTTCTTTTGTCTCCACCAGGAAGATGATCGTGGTAAAATAA
- a CDS encoding glycosyltransferase family 9 protein produces the protein MKILVIQLDTAGDVLRTTPVIRGLREKYPSAYIGFLLEDRFTDILIHHPDIDEIFVIPHLYRQALDEGLIEPGVLLGRAPESTRLNPSEKKILEDLFHLRERLKGRTFDLVINLHQSLTSAIFTALSGGAQIVGNSLTEANSLRYEDPWPPRKAYLETNRNQMNRLDLYLLMAGVKPSQKVPQLYLGQEAKDFISDCLQGYGVNESDFVAVLQPGSGWERNVWQIKRWNIKKVARIGDEIQQQLGARVILIGAPLEQARSAAVAHLMEEPPLDLTGRTSLQQLGALIERANLFIGPDSGPTHMAVALSTPTIAVFGGISPLLYAPVGKNFLILQAELPCRPFYGCRQPCEETKCLQAIPAESLPAAYHLLKLLWHPEFNKLNGLQSEATRLVSRFREAGIMVFSPRLRETSNRSAAKPQPNH, from the coding sequence ATGAAGATCCTGGTCATTCAACTGGATACCGCTGGTGATGTCCTGAGGACTACCCCGGTAATAAGAGGCCTTAGAGAGAAATATCCGTCGGCTTATATAGGCTTCCTTCTGGAGGATCGATTTACCGATATCCTCATTCACCATCCTGATATAGATGAGATCTTTGTCATTCCTCATCTCTATCGTCAGGCCTTGGATGAGGGGCTTATTGAGCCGGGGGTCCTATTAGGGCGCGCCCCAGAATCAACGAGGCTCAACCCGTCTGAAAAGAAGATATTAGAGGACCTTTTCCATCTTCGGGAGAGATTAAAGGGAAGAACCTTCGATCTGGTAATTAATCTCCATCAGAGTCTGACCAGTGCTATCTTTACCGCTCTTAGTGGGGGGGCTCAGATAGTCGGTAATTCGCTGACTGAAGCGAATAGCCTGAGATATGAGGACCCCTGGCCGCCACGAAAGGCGTACCTGGAGACCAACCGGAACCAGATGAACCGGCTTGATCTCTACTTGCTGATGGCCGGGGTAAAGCCTTCCCAGAAGGTCCCCCAACTATATCTTGGCCAGGAGGCCAAAGATTTCATCAGTGATTGTCTTCAGGGCTATGGAGTGAATGAAAGCGATTTTGTGGCTGTTCTCCAGCCAGGCTCTGGCTGGGAGCGAAATGTCTGGCAGATAAAGCGATGGAATATAAAGAAAGTCGCCCGGATAGGCGATGAGATCCAGCAGCAGTTAGGGGCCCGGGTTATCCTTATCGGCGCCCCGTTAGAGCAAGCCAGGTCAGCCGCCGTGGCCCATCTGATGGAAGAGCCTCCCCTCGACCTGACCGGCCGGACAAGTCTTCAACAGTTGGGTGCCCTCATTGAAAGGGCCAATCTCTTTATCGGTCCGGATTCCGGGCCCACTCATATGGCCGTGGCCTTGAGCACGCCAACTATTGCTGTATTTGGCGGGATATCCCCTCTCCTTTACGCCCCGGTAGGCAAAAACTTCCTTATCCTTCAGGCAGAGCTTCCCTGTCGGCCTTTCTATGGCTGTCGGCAGCCTTGTGAGGAGACAAAATGCCTCCAGGCCATCCCGGCCGAAAGCCTCCCGGCCGCTTATCATCTTTTGAAGCTCTTGTGGCATCCCGAATTCAATAAGCTTAACGGTCTGCAAAGTGAGGCCACCCGTTTGGTGTCCAGATTCAGAGAGGCCGGGATAATGGTCTTTAGCCCCAGATTGAGAGAGACTTCTAACCGTAGCGCAGCAAAGCCGCAACCAAACCATTAG
- a CDS encoding PKD domain-containing protein, producing MSGNYTISLRVSGSNGVDTETKAGYIKIYPLKVEADFMADSTSGCAPLKVCFTDSSAGEVISYLWDFGDGNSSSDSQPTSW from the coding sequence TTGAGTGGTAATTATACCATCAGCTTAAGGGTAAGTGGATCAAATGGGGTAGATACTGAAACAAAAGCCGGTTACATCAAGATATATCCGCTTAAAGTGGAAGCTGATTTTATGGCTGATTCGACCTCGGGTTGTGCCCCCTTGAAGGTCTGCTTTACCGACTCCTCGGCTGGCGAGGTTATCTCCTATCTGTGGGATTTTGGTGATGGGAATAGCTCAAGCGATTCCCAGCCAACGAGTTGGTAA
- a CDS encoding glycosyltransferase: protein MKSAPLRILTFAAATGNALPYLAKDMADAFIRLGQVVGLFDLSYLTHKREKIGQVLFRAWQGFKPDLIFTLDTIGLVPELFDRLKIPVCSWFVDNPLFSSHILLPYKPNYHLFIWDRGYFKDLQGAGYHDLHYLPLATNPNIFKKLTLSSSELKRYGANLSFVGASSFSVGFREKREKLSAVFSEDVMEALIERHARDPSKPITHYLAELKWADDPQALALFNKKHRGELTALEFESMTRYRRKVIETVADFGVDVWGDEGWIEAASDKIRYRGRIEYHQEAPKLYNAAAVNLNITKSQLLTTINQRLFDVSACAAFVLSDYRSDLVELFEPGQEVVFYRTIEELPSLVDYYLRHPEEREKIAARACQRVLAQHTFIHRAQEVLAKMREVM, encoded by the coding sequence ATGAAATCCGCTCCTCTTAGAATCCTTACCTTTGCGGCGGCTACGGGTAATGCCCTGCCCTACCTGGCCAAAGATATGGCCGATGCCTTTATTCGTTTAGGGCAGGTGGTAGGATTATTTGACTTATCTTATCTGACCCATAAAAGAGAAAAAATAGGCCAGGTTCTATTTAGAGCCTGGCAGGGATTCAAGCCGGACTTAATCTTTACCCTCGATACTATCGGCCTGGTGCCAGAGCTTTTTGACCGGCTGAAGATTCCTGTCTGCTCCTGGTTTGTAGACAACCCCCTCTTTTCTTCCCACATCCTTCTTCCCTACAAGCCCAACTATCACCTCTTCATCTGGGACAGGGGTTATTTTAAAGACCTACAAGGCGCCGGTTACCATGATCTTCATTATCTCCCTCTGGCTACCAATCCGAATATATTTAAAAAACTAACGCTCAGTTCGTCTGAGCTTAAAAGGTATGGGGCTAACTTGAGCTTTGTGGGGGCATCGAGTTTTAGTGTCGGTTTTCGGGAGAAAAGAGAAAAGCTGTCAGCCGTTTTCTCAGAGGACGTGATGGAGGCTTTGATAGAAAGGCATGCGCGGGATCCGAGCAAACCCATTACCCATTACTTAGCCGAGCTAAAATGGGCCGACGATCCTCAGGCCCTGGCTCTTTTTAATAAGAAACACAGGGGTGAACTGACGGCCCTGGAATTTGAAAGTATGACCAGATACCGCCGGAAGGTCATCGAGACAGTGGCTGATTTCGGGGTAGACGTGTGGGGAGATGAAGGCTGGATAGAGGCGGCCTCGGATAAGATCCGCTACCGGGGCCGAATCGAGTATCATCAAGAAGCGCCCAAACTCTATAATGCGGCCGCCGTCAACCTGAATATAACCAAGTCTCAACTATTGACCACTATAAACCAGCGCCTCTTTGACGTCTCTGCCTGCGCTGCCTTTGTTTTAAGCGATTATCGAAGCGATCTGGTGGAGTTGTTTGAGCCTGGCCAGGAGGTAGTTTTCTACAGAACAATCGAGGAATTGCCTTCCTTAGTGGATTACTATCTAAGACATCCTGAAGAAAGGGAAAAGATAGCGGCCCGGGCCTGCCAAAGGGTCCTGGCCCAACATACCTTCATACACCGGGCTCAGGAGGTGCTCGCTAAGATGAGGGAAGTGATGTAA
- a CDS encoding cohesin domain-containing protein, with the protein MSDLDVETAGIQSNITVPVGSNLEVDVIVQGASDLRGVNFDLFYDTEAVEVVSVEKGDFLKSGGGQTVLLTDTAIPGTINVSTII; encoded by the coding sequence ATGTCTGACCTTGATGTTGAGACCGCCGGGATTCAGTCTAACATCACTGTGCCAGTAGGAAGTAATCTGGAAGTCGATGTGATTGTGCAAGGAGCCTCAGACCTCAGGGGGGTAAACTTCGATCTTTTCTATGATACCGAAGCAGTAGAAGTTGTTTCAGTAGAGAAAGGAGATTTTCTGAAAAGCGGGGGAGGGCAAACTGTCTTACTTACAGATACTGCCATCCCTGGTACGATTAATGTAAGCACCATTATTTGA